The following DNA comes from Macaca thibetana thibetana isolate TM-01 chromosome 14, ASM2454274v1, whole genome shotgun sequence.
CTCAGGGCATTTTAAGTCTGCTGCTGGATCGAATAGCCATGAAAGACACAGGTAATTAGAGTCCATTCATTTGTCTCTGAAGGGCAGGAGGGGGTGAAACTAAATGATTGTTTTCTCAAGGCCGTGGGTGTCATTACAGGTTGGATCTGGCTCCCAGGTTTGTCCACTCTCTAAAGAACTCCAAAACTCTTTTGGAAAAAAAGGGTATTATTGGAAGATAAACAAGTCTGGATCTGCTTTCTATGCTTCCAATTGCAATAGTCAAGCATTCAGGGAAGTAGAGTGAAAATAGCATCGTCTAGAGTCCTACCTTGCGGAAAATTTCCTCCACATCACAGGAACAAGCATATTCTTGTATATGTTCAATGAGTCTTATAATAAAAACAGAGCCCTTTGTGGGATGTCTCCAAGAAACGTTATCTGTTGATAAAGCACATTTCAAATCTCAAGACTAGCTCTTGcctgaagaaagagaagaaacccTAATATTTCTACTCCAGCTGAGTGATGTTTGAAATCGTAAATTTAGTAGCAAATAAGGAAAAGGCAGAATGCGGTAGAGGGGAGTGATTGGGATTTGGAAACAAAATATCTAAATGTACATTTCCAAAGTGGTATTACTGACTGTGATTTAAGTTAATTATGCATTCTGATATTTAATAGACTCAGCTGTACAGGGGATGGTAATAATTCCATACACAAGTGGTATCTGAGGTCACACAAGTGTTTGAGATAACCCAGGATATGCAATACTCAGTCTACAGGTAATTATATTAACAAATCTCAATTTATATACTtcataaaaaattaatcaaaattaaataacattgaCAGTAAGATATTTACACAcaaaaagttaactataaaaatcataaaacagaacaaaagtagAAATCTAGAAAGAGTAGATAAGGAAATGAGTGTATTATATTGCAGGGAAAAAGTTCTTATGAAGaagagaaatattaaagaaaagcaaTATTAATTTACTGCATAGTAGACACAGAAGTAATGAaggtataaaattatacaaaggaAGGCATAAGAGAAAAGCAGCAGCAATAACTCTGTATATAATGACAGACACATTCTTTAATGACACATTTTAGCCAGTTATAATGGTCATAAAGTATATATTGATAATAAAATTCTATTTAGAAACACAGTCATCTCAGCTAAATGAAGGCTTTAACTGAGACTTGTTCTAGTAAAAGGAAGTAAGTGAAAGATATGGTGGAGACAGATGTCTCTGCAAATGTTTTGTGAAATTAAGGAAgtagataattatttttcttcaggaGATCACTATGATGTGGTTGGGATTGGCACAGCAGAATGTGGAGATAGGTTTAACATGGAAGTTATAGATAACTAAATTGGAGTTTCTGACAGTCATCTGGAAGGGAGGAGtaaggaaagtgaaagaaaagaaggacaCATAAATCAGCCAGATTGATGACGAGAAGCCAGGGGCCTGCAAAGAGCTACTTAGAGAGTGGTGAATGTCATGTGGAAGGCTGGGATCAAAAGATACTAAGTAACAGTTCTGTCTAATGTTAAACTCTACTATATGTACTCAGGCTGAAAATGTATGGTGTTTTTGGGTGCTATCATTGTTTCTgatcattaggaaaaaaattattgagttcTACATCAGGGCATGTTCAACACAATACAGAACCAAACCTCTTCTGAAAGAAGAtatctcattttagaaaatattttagaaaacttaaCTATTTGAGCAGAGGCAGGGCTTTTGGGCTAGAGGTGACCAAGTGAATGCGAGTCCTTTCAGGAAACTGTCAAACATGGTGAATGAaaggatttaaataatttttatctaaatCTCGCTTAGAAAAGTAACTGAATTaagttatcaaataaataaattttaaataatagcagTTCTTTAATGTGTGCTTTATTTTGTGTCATTTCCAACATTTCaaacatattaatttattaaatccttagaaaaatagtatttatattCACATATTAGTGAGCAATTCAAGGAAAGCCCAAGGAGGAACTAGTGGAGTTGTTTTACAAAGTACTAAATGTCTGGGTTAGTCAATAATAGCAAGATTCTTACTCCAAAGcatacatttagaaaaattcaaatatattctgTCTTGTATGCTTCATGCTTCCAGGTAAAACCCACTTAAATTTAGAGCCCTAAAGTGCCTTGCTTGCTCTTCTACTTTTCGGAACCTTGCTACTACTCTTCTCCTATAAGTATTTGATGTCTGGGCCAATTGGACGAATGAACGATCTCAACATGGTGGAGTTTTCTACGGAGAGGCAGATTCTGATGTACTACAGCACATACTGTCTTCCATTTAATTCTCTGTTATCGCTCaaattgccaaaaatattttgaaacatagaTGACTTCTCTAACTAGTAATGCATTGAATAGATACGTAAAATTGATCTCTTGGATAAAGGGAATTGTGTGTATAACTTGGAACAAAGCTTGAGTTGGTCTTGAGTTGTTAATCATCACCTCTAGTGGGTGACTGTCACTTTTTGTATTGATAGCCCCAACAAAGATGTCCTGTGTAGAAACCTGTTACCTGGTGTGGAAGAGCAGAAAGCAATAAAATCCTTCTCTATGTGGGCTTTCTTAACAGCATCATCCTCAAACTCTTCTGTAGTCGGTAAAGATACATTTCTAGAAACTCCTGCTGAATCTTTTAACCACACCACACCATGGTTCTCTGGAAAGACACAATTTGATTTGTTACTACCTATCAATGGCTGAGAAGATGATGTTTCCCTCCTAGCCTCTGTTCAATGATATTTATTAATGTGTTTGCTCTATCATTAATTTacatgcaaatacacacatacatttcagttacaatcttttcaacaatatttatcttttctaaccatcaaacaaattgtaaaaatttCCACACATTAAAGTCTCAAGCTTGAATATAGAACAAATATCTACTAACCAGCCATTCAATTCACAGAAGCTGCAATCTGGAATACTGACAGTACGTGTTATTTGacattaaaagacaaacaaaaagaaaccaaaaattcCTTGATGCATACAGAGCAAGATAGTATTTGAATGTCTGGTGTTCTCAAAGGCATCAGCACTCACCACCACGGCAGGCCTGGATGATGATCACCTTCGGTTTGTCCTTCAAACTTGGGCAGTTCCTGGTATTCAACATTTCAAAGATTACATTGAGTTGTAATACATCTGGGACTTGCTCAGAGTATTTCTTCCCACAAATGCCTTCCCGAATACCATGAGACATGAACACCAGGAAGGCGCTGTCAGATGTCTTGTGCTCTGGGCGGTGTGCAAATGCCTCCAGCTCTGTAGTCATTTCCTGAAAGAGACCATATCACTGATTTTCAACTATGTAATTAACTATCATGGTACCTTGGAaagccaataaataaatacttaagcaGTTTCTTAAGGGATTCCATGACAAACAGTGGGGtgccaaaaaaaattttagtctTAATTTCAAGAAAGGTGAAGGAAAGTGTTATAGGAAGTCATCCAGAGAGTTATCTTGTAGAGAGGCAGTAGCATTACTGAGTCAATAAAACATTTCCCAATTCAGTTATACCAGGCTTGTGCTGAATGACTTTTATGTTACAAGGGACCATGTAGTATCCAGCACTCTCTCAAGGCAAGTTTGTATTTTACATTATCAAGAGATTACATTTCTTGGTCTTATAACCAAGCTTTCTAATATTATTTAGTTATACGAAGGGCATGGCCATTGTTTCTGTTGTATAATAGAACTTACCGAAGCCATGAGATTTTTTCTCACATCTACACTGTACCCCAGATTTTGTAGCAGCATTGTCATGCCTGTGATGTCAACCTCAGCTCCAGTTCTTCTAGGAAGAGTGTCAAATTCTTCATTGCAGATAATGAGAGCAAGACGTGTGCGGCCTGACTTGACCATTATTGGATAAATCTGTAGGAAATGTAATTTGAATGAACAGCCTTGTTCTCTCCAATTAAATATTTCCATTGTTGGTTTATGACAGCTTCCCCTTCCTTAGTCCTATCAAGATACCAAACCCCATGAACCATACATTGAAAAGGGGGAACAGAATTGAATGCTGCTTCAGGAGTATGCATGAACATTGCAAATGCCCAGATGGCAGCTGAGCTGCTGACTTCATTGTTCTTGATAGGTAGGATTTTGAAAGATGCACGAGCTTTGAAGCAAAAATACTGAATTCTAAAGCTGATTGTTCcaatttctgattgtttttctttgagaaaaatatttaacaataccATGTCTTAGCTTCTTGATCTCTAAAATGGGGTATGTTTAAGGTAAAAGATTATGTATTATCATGTGCaaaatgcttagaacaatgcCCACTCATAAAAAGCATTCAATAGCTGCCATCGCTGATGTGATTTACCCAGGAAGTGGATCCAATTTGGATCTCTTTCTATAAACCTTGGATTCTAGGATATAGAAATCCTTTATGTAAGAGGATCAGAAGTATGATTCTCCAGAACTGCTCAATGAAGTTGACTCTAAGAATAAGCCACTGCATTTCAGAACTGCCTCAAGTGTATCTTTCACCCCACTCTATCCTTGTGTTCTGAGCATGGCACCTCTGCCGGCTTTTCTTTCCATATCCTTTGAGCTGCTTCTTGGGAGCAAAGCTTGACATTCCCTTTTGAGCCTGAGGATGTGAGCATAGCTGGGTTGTCCTGCATTGCCAGAGAAGCTGCAAGAGACAAAGAACATCATGAACAGTGGAATCCTGTTTGTTCTGCTTTGTGTTTCTTACAGCCTCACCTACGGATGAAGCCAACAGAAGAGGAAATGCACTCTGAGGAGGACAGTCCTGAGCTACATCATTAACACAGCTGAGTGAGTTTGCTCCTAATGGAGCACATTTCAAGCCAGAGATTTCCGGGTATGCATTACAAGTATCTTCTTTCATATTTCAGGATCAGCCTTTCTACAAACATTTTAGATACTAACATAGAAAGGGAAAATTTCAAGTCTGTGCCTGATAAAacactcagaaaacaaacaatgtGTGAGATAAAATAGTTAGAATATAAacctttttcaaaatattcaaacCCTAAGATAAAATTTAATGGGAGGTCTTAATTAAatctactaaaatattttttaaaatatatgtttatctttttatttatttacttaatatacATGGTAGTAAGCacaaggaatattttttaatgaatcttTATCCTGTCCTTCAGGATCTCTTCCTTCTATGTATACATATGAAATGACATTAATATTGAATATATGAACTAGAATGAAGATACAATGATAAATGTTAAAATCAAAGTACACACTAGATGGATTCATAGCACTAAATATTCATTGCACAGACACATGAGGAAATGTTTTCACAGAGTTTATGTGAGAAAATCCTTGAGGCTTTTATTTCATCACAGGTTCCACACAACCCGACAATGTGATGTccttgttaaaaaaattaatgtaacctttgttttaaaatagaaataaattttctagaTATGTGGAGGATCTTTTAGAAACTATTaaggcaaaaaataatatttaattctaaaaacaaatttgaaaaacgATTATACAATCAGTTAGATAAACAAAGGCAGCATGAAATGTGTTGATGTGGAAAAGAACTAATTAGACATATTGGAGAAAATTATAGAATAATctttgttggataaaatgttggATTCCTTCATAAAGAAGtgtgaaaacaatagaaaaaactaAATGTAAGTAGTTATAGGTTATTTTTGAGCTATTTTTTCATAGTAAAGaatacagtatttatttatacattgaaTATCCCATGCTGTGAAACGTTTAAGAAAATATTCGTGATATCCTACCTTAATAAATTCAGTAGAGTAATATCTGAACTTGATAAATAATTTGCATTCCTAACCTCTAAATTGCTTTCAaatgtaagtttcttttttttttttttaagagtgcaCTAAGGGAATAGcagtattttaacaaaataatagaagtaGAAATAGAGAGAGGGTTCCAAATTTGAGAAAAGCCTGTATAAAACTTGGCCATGGCTCGAATATTAGAGGTGCATGAGAAGAAAGGGTCCCATATGAGTTTCAAGTTCCTGCTTTGAACAACTGGTGATGGTGGCACCAATAATCAAGTTACACAAAACCGGAAGAGAAGCAGGGTGTGGAAGTACAGCATGTTTAGCTCTGGGAAAGTTTAGAATAAGGTGTCTCTGGGAGATGGGAGTGAATATTTCAGTAGGCTTAAATAATGAAGTTTGGTACTTATTTGGGTAATCAGGATTTGAGACACAGATtcagattttttaatataaacaagGATAGTGAAGCATTGGGAACCGTTTCTACAAAAGCAGAGtagattacaaaaagaaaattgtatgaCCTATCTATGAGAATTCCCAATAGCCCATTTACCCATGGTTCATCTTACAAAATTAATGTCAAGGAAGATGGGGGTCAAAGAATGCTCTTCCTTTAAAAACAGCATTACCTGGAAAGGAAGAAGGTACTCCTTGATAGTCTTGCATATTAAGGGAATTTCCAGATGTTTGATCTATGAAAAGATAAAGGATATTGAATTAGTCACTTATCGTCTCTGGAAAACTATACCCCAATCTGTAAAACACTCCCCACTAAAAATTTCTCCCATAACACTGACTGACTGACATTAAATATTGTTCAAGATGTTCTTTAATTTAGAGAGTGGTGGGaggtaaaaaatgaaagaggCATTGACAGAAAAACACGTGTTTATTACATAtagatgaaaacagaaacatctgCAATGTCTACTTAGACAGGCATGACCTTTCCCTAACCCTTAGAACAAAAGGCTTttgctttcaaagaacatctACCTCTGAAGGTGGCTTTAGGAAGTGCCACAGAGACCAGTGACTGGGAATTCACCAGAACTCTCATCCTCACCACGTGGTAGGTCCAAGTGGTCATGAGATTTGGCCAGATCAGTTCCTGAGCCCTGTATTGGGCTTGAGGAGGGTTGCAAGTGGAGAATTCCCAGGCCTCACAGCATGATCTGCCCCCTTGTAACAGGCAAACGGGTGATCTTACTCAAAGAAAATACAAGCAGGCAAATGGAGGAATGAGGCCACTAGAAATCTTTACTTTTCTATATGTTCAATGTGTTCTCTGAGTGTATCGCCATcactagaatatattttattcttttgggagggtaaaattttagagaaaagttataaaaaatatttgattataaacCTTAAAACTTCATGTGGCTTTACAACTACATAAGTGCCTACGGACCCCTTGCACTCAATAAAAGTAAGTCCACAAGTAAATATTTTGCCTTGCCAGGAACACTGGAACCCATAGCATGAAGCTTTTCAGATGGTTCTCATGAGCTTCAGCAAAGGAACTACCACATACTCAGAACAGGAAATGAATAATCAGAAGAGGGCCACTGAGGATGAAGGAAAAGAATCAAAGGAGAGTCAAAGCACATGCAATAGGGACCCTGCTACAGAAATATGGCCCTGAAGCCAGAGATAAGAAAGTTTTCTTCAAATTAACAGGACTAGTAAAGAAATTAAATGTTAGGCATGAAGACAGGCCCTAGGTGAACTTGAGTGTGAGTCACTGACCCTTACCTGCTGAAAGTCCCAGCGTCCCTGCCAGGTACCTGTCTTCTTCACAAATGTATGTGATGCATATTTGGGATGCCTGTGCCCCTTTGCGAATAACAGAGTCAATCACAGCTCGGGCCTTATCCATAACTGTAGGATTTTCACGTTTtactttctccatctcttcctgGTTCAGCACCCTTGTCTGTAATAATTCATCCAGTAAGCCAT
Coding sequences within:
- the LOC126936244 gene encoding caspase-1-like — its product is MDTLPDVGYSSDSLMERKIKTCICMCSKCFPIHVQALPKRKTKHTFSFSHTRREERKAMADKVLKEKRKLFIHSTGEGTINGLLDELLQTRVLNQEEMEKVKRENPTVMDKARAVIDSVIRKGAQASQICITYICEEDRYLAGTLGLSADQTSGNSLNMQDYQGVPSSFPASLAMQDNPAMLTSSGSKGNVKLCSQEAAQRIWKEKPAEIYPIMVKSGRTRLALIICNEEFDTLPRRTGAEVDITGMTMLLQNLGYSVDVRKNLMASEMTTELEAFAHRPEHKTSDSAFLVFMSHGIREGICGKKYSEQVPDVLQLNVIFEMLNTRNCPSLKDKPKVIIIQACRGENHGVVWLKDSAGVSRNVSLPTTEEFEDDAVKKAHIEKDFIAFCSSTPDNVSWRHPTKGSVFIIRLIEHIQEYACSCDVEEIFRKVRLSFEQPSGRVQMPTTERVTLTRCFYLFPGH